A portion of the Hoylesella buccalis ATCC 35310 genome contains these proteins:
- a CDS encoding uracil-DNA glycosylase family protein, giving the protein MIETHPFEPFLPKNATLLMLGTFPPAPKRWCMPFYYPNFQNDMWRIFGYLFFGDKQHFVNQRDKTFHLDALKGFLKERGVALFDTALRVRRTKNTASDKDLEIIEPADLDGLLRALPHCSAVLTAGQKATAIFTRHFGITAPVMGAYVTFSFDGRPMRLYRMPSSSRAYPMKLERKAESYRVMFEDVLGLPPKKTE; this is encoded by the coding sequence ATGATAGAAACTCATCCCTTTGAACCATTCTTGCCCAAGAATGCTACCTTGCTGATGTTGGGCACGTTTCCGCCGGCTCCCAAGCGGTGGTGCATGCCGTTCTATTACCCCAACTTCCAGAATGACATGTGGCGCATCTTCGGATATTTGTTTTTCGGTGATAAACAACATTTTGTGAATCAGCGGGACAAAACGTTCCATTTGGACGCACTGAAAGGCTTTCTCAAAGAAAGAGGTGTAGCTCTTTTCGATACTGCCCTGCGTGTGCGCCGAACCAAAAACACCGCATCTGACAAGGATTTGGAAATCATCGAGCCGGCCGATCTCGATGGCTTGCTGCGGGCTTTGCCGCATTGTTCAGCCGTACTCACGGCTGGTCAAAAGGCTACGGCCATCTTCACCCGCCATTTTGGCATCACTGCGCCGGTGATGGGAGCCTACGTCACGTTCAGCTTCGACGGTCGACCGATGCGGTTATACCGCATGCCCAGCTCTTCGCGAGCCTATCCCATGAAGCTGGAGAGGAAGGCAGAAAGCTATCGGGTGATGTTCGAAGACGTGCTGGGACTGCCCCCTAAAAAGACTGAATAA
- the pepT gene encoding peptidase T: MDITERFINYTKFDTQSSEDSQTVPSTSKQLVFAKYLKEELEREGFSDVEMDEKGYIYATLKANTKKDIPTIGFISHYDTSPDASGADIKARIVNNYDGGDIILSEGIVSSPEKFPELKAHIGEDLIVTDGHTLLGADDKAGIAEIVDAMCYLRDHDEIEHGDIRMGFNPDEEIGLGAHHFDVEKFGCSWAYTMDGGDIGDLEYENFNAASAKITIKGVSVHTGYAKDKMINANRLACEFNAMIPDTDIPENTEGYQGFYHLLGMETRTEEAKMSYLIRDHDREKFEDRKDFMEDCAQKMNEKYGEGTVEIVIKDQYYNMKEKIEPNMHVIDIVLQAMQETGVAPKVEPIRGGTDGAQLSFKGLPCPNIFAGGVNFHGPYEFVSIQVMKKAVEVIVKICEITAQYND; encoded by the coding sequence ATGGACATTACAGAGAGATTTATCAACTATACCAAGTTTGATACCCAGTCGTCCGAAGACTCGCAGACAGTCCCCAGTACATCAAAACAACTCGTTTTCGCCAAGTACCTCAAAGAGGAGTTGGAACGTGAAGGATTCTCGGATGTAGAGATGGATGAGAAAGGATACATCTATGCCACGCTGAAGGCAAACACCAAAAAAGACATACCCACCATCGGCTTCATCTCACATTATGACACAAGTCCTGATGCCAGCGGAGCTGACATCAAGGCACGCATTGTGAATAATTATGACGGCGGCGACATTATCCTGTCAGAGGGAATCGTGTCTTCTCCAGAGAAATTTCCAGAGCTGAAGGCGCACATCGGCGAGGATCTTATCGTGACAGATGGACACACGTTGCTGGGTGCTGACGACAAAGCGGGCATCGCAGAGATTGTAGATGCCATGTGCTACCTGCGCGATCACGATGAAATTGAGCATGGTGACATACGCATGGGGTTCAATCCTGATGAGGAAATAGGACTTGGCGCGCACCATTTTGACGTGGAAAAGTTTGGATGCAGCTGGGCTTACACCATGGATGGAGGTGACATTGGCGACCTGGAGTACGAGAACTTCAACGCTGCCAGTGCCAAAATCACAATCAAAGGGGTGAGCGTTCATACAGGATATGCAAAGGACAAGATGATCAATGCCAATCGGTTAGCATGCGAATTCAACGCCATGATTCCCGACACAGACATCCCAGAGAACACAGAAGGTTATCAAGGATTCTATCATCTGCTGGGCATGGAGACCCGAACGGAAGAGGCTAAGATGAGTTATCTCATCCGGGATCACGACCGTGAGAAGTTTGAAGACCGCAAAGACTTTATGGAAGACTGCGCGCAAAAGATGAACGAAAAGTATGGTGAGGGTACGGTTGAGATTGTCATCAAGGATCAGTACTACAACATGAAGGAGAAAATTGAACCGAACATGCACGTCATTGACATCGTTTTGCAAGCCATGCAAGAAACCGGTGTGGCCCCGAAAGTGGAGCCTATCCGTGGTGGAACCGATGGCGCACAGCTCAGTTTCAAGGGCTTACCCTGCCCAAACATCTTCGCTGGCGGCGTTAACTTCCACGGCCCTTACGAGTTTGTCTCTATTCAGGTCATGAAAAAGGCGGTCGAAGTTATTGTGAAGATTTGCGAGATTACGGCCCAATACAACGACTAA
- a CDS encoding TonB-dependent receptor, translated as MQQKLKLALLALCYASLTFAQNDKTKTNKNPMMDESAFTFTEAQLGEDENMTQNVMILNSSTNAYVSGVGYRFSPVRFRYRALSQEYNDVYINGVPMNDMESGQFRYSMIGGLNQQTRNVDFALPFESNSFAMNALAGSYNYDFRAGSMAAGNRLSLGAANRSYSARGMYTYASGFNANGWAIAANLTYRWANKGYVEGTFYNSLSYFLAIQKRWTNGHSLSLSTWGNPTERASQGASTDEVYWLANNYLYNPYWGYQNGKIRNSRVVNDFAPSALLTWDWDIAKDTKLTTSLFGKYSKYKSTKLNYNNAENPQPDYWKNLPSSYYEVWGDEANRNAKSHAAFLEWNEAYNYWTAAKENRQVKWDRLYWANQQAAKTGSDALYYVQAKHNDNFVMNLASTLTTKLSKNQTWNIGAVLGRNQGGHYQTMEDLLGANSFHNINTYAVGYYPKSSDAVQYDLNTMGADRTGRLVGKGDKFGYDYDILIHKALVWSNYLANMGRFHLMVAGKVGDTDMQRQGYMRNGLFPENSYGKSGHAKFLDGGGKASITWDAGLGNIVSVGAGYEWRAPTARTAFASPEMNNDFVLNLKNQQVFSSELGYQYQNAWVHANINAYYNRMNHVTEWQNFYLDDINSFSYVSMTGIEKEAYGVELGARFKLASYLDLTTLGTWSEAKNINNAKVRYLNSTEAKYVDETVYNKGMREGGTPLTAASLGLSFHQGGWFVDLNGNYYDRIYLFYSPSYRYESTLRVRNSIDNEGNYIVPEQAKGKGGFMLDGSIGKSIRLKKGQLNLNLMVTNLLNNQRIVTGGYEQSRSDYTVKDDGTINPRTYKFPRNPKKYYAYGINGMFQISYRF; from the coding sequence ATGCAACAAAAGCTCAAATTAGCACTTCTTGCCCTTTGTTATGCGTCGTTAACCTTTGCTCAAAACGACAAGACAAAGACCAACAAGAATCCTATGATGGATGAGTCGGCATTTACTTTTACGGAAGCACAATTGGGTGAAGATGAAAACATGACCCAAAATGTGATGATTCTCAACTCAAGCACCAATGCTTATGTCTCAGGAGTAGGCTATCGATTCTCACCCGTACGTTTTCGCTATCGTGCCTTATCACAAGAGTATAACGACGTATATATCAACGGTGTACCGATGAACGACATGGAGAGTGGGCAGTTTAGATATTCCATGATAGGCGGACTGAACCAGCAAACCCGCAACGTTGACTTTGCACTGCCTTTTGAAAGCAACAGCTTTGCCATGAATGCATTGGCTGGCAGCTACAATTATGACTTCCGTGCAGGGAGCATGGCAGCAGGAAATAGACTGTCGTTAGGAGCTGCCAACCGCAGTTACTCGGCACGTGGCATGTACACTTATGCCTCTGGATTCAATGCCAACGGTTGGGCAATAGCTGCCAACCTTACTTATCGCTGGGCGAACAAAGGATATGTAGAAGGTACATTTTATAACTCGCTTTCCTATTTCTTAGCGATACAAAAACGGTGGACGAATGGACATTCGCTGTCGCTCTCTACATGGGGCAACCCTACCGAGCGTGCATCGCAGGGCGCATCCACAGACGAAGTCTACTGGTTGGCTAACAATTACCTCTACAATCCCTATTGGGGCTACCAAAATGGAAAGATAAGAAACTCACGAGTAGTGAACGATTTTGCTCCATCTGCCCTTCTCACGTGGGACTGGGATATTGCTAAAGACACGAAACTCACCACATCGCTCTTTGGTAAATATAGCAAATATAAGAGCACGAAACTGAACTATAACAACGCAGAGAACCCACAACCCGACTATTGGAAAAATCTTCCCAGTAGCTATTATGAGGTTTGGGGCGATGAAGCCAACCGCAATGCTAAAAGTCATGCAGCTTTCTTAGAATGGAATGAGGCGTACAACTACTGGACAGCCGCAAAAGAAAACCGCCAAGTGAAATGGGACCGATTGTACTGGGCAAATCAACAAGCAGCCAAGACAGGCAGTGACGCGCTGTATTATGTGCAAGCCAAGCACAATGACAACTTTGTGATGAATTTAGCGTCAACGCTTACCACAAAATTAAGTAAGAACCAGACATGGAACATTGGGGCTGTATTAGGTCGAAATCAAGGTGGGCATTATCAGACAATGGAAGATTTGTTGGGTGCCAATAGTTTCCACAACATCAACACTTATGCCGTAGGCTATTATCCTAAAAGTAGCGATGCCGTGCAATACGACCTTAACACAATGGGAGCAGATAGGACAGGACGTTTGGTAGGCAAAGGCGACAAGTTTGGCTACGATTACGATATCCTGATTCACAAAGCACTTGTTTGGTCCAATTACTTAGCCAATATGGGTCGCTTTCATCTCATGGTTGCAGGAAAAGTAGGCGACACAGACATGCAACGCCAAGGCTATATGCGCAACGGATTGTTCCCAGAAAATTCGTATGGCAAGAGTGGACACGCCAAATTCTTAGACGGTGGCGGCAAAGCCAGTATCACATGGGATGCTGGACTGGGCAACATTGTATCTGTAGGAGCAGGATATGAGTGGCGCGCTCCAACGGCACGCACAGCCTTTGCATCGCCCGAAATGAACAACGACTTTGTGTTGAATCTCAAGAATCAACAAGTTTTCAGTAGTGAGTTGGGTTATCAATACCAAAATGCATGGGTACACGCCAACATCAACGCCTACTACAATAGGATGAATCATGTTACCGAATGGCAAAACTTCTATTTGGATGACATCAATTCCTTCTCTTATGTTTCGATGACTGGCATTGAAAAAGAGGCGTACGGTGTAGAATTGGGGGCACGCTTTAAGCTCGCATCTTATTTAGATCTTACCACACTCGGCACATGGAGTGAAGCTAAAAACATCAATAATGCCAAGGTGCGCTACCTCAACTCAACAGAAGCGAAATACGTGGACGAGACTGTGTACAACAAAGGTATGCGCGAAGGAGGAACACCGCTTACTGCTGCAAGTCTTGGATTGAGTTTCCATCAAGGCGGATGGTTTGTAGATTTGAACGGAAATTATTACGATCGCATCTATTTATTCTATTCTCCAAGCTATCGGTATGAGAGTACGCTACGTGTTAGGAATAGTATTGATAATGAAGGAAATTACATCGTACCCGAACAAGCCAAAGGCAAAGGCGGTTTCATGTTGGACGGTAGCATTGGTAAGAGCATCCGATTGAAGAAAGGACAGCTGAACTTGAACCTCATGGTAACCAACCTTCTCAACAATCAACGCATCGTAACGGGAGGCTATGAACAAAGTCGAAGCGACTACACAGTGAAGGATGATGGGACGATAAATCCACGTACATACAAGTTTCCACGCAATCCGAAGAAATATTATGCTTACGGCATCAACGGAATGTTCCAAATATCTTACAGATTCTAA
- the udk gene encoding uridine kinase: MMTDKERNHEVTVIGIAGGTGSGKTTVVRKIVEALPPNHVAVVPLDSYYNDTSEMTEEERHAINFDHPDAFDWKLLIKQVNELREGEPIEQPTYSYLKCNRLPETIHVEPRPVIIIEGIMTLLNKRLREMMDLKVFVDCDPDERLIRNIQRDTIERGRDVNMVVQRYLDVLKPMHEQFIEPTKRFADVIIPQGGENLKGIDILCKYVERLVLMNLS; this comes from the coding sequence ATGATGACAGATAAAGAACGAAATCATGAAGTGACCGTCATTGGCATTGCAGGCGGCACCGGATCTGGGAAGACCACGGTGGTCAGGAAGATTGTTGAGGCCTTGCCGCCTAATCATGTGGCCGTGGTGCCACTCGACTCGTATTACAACGACACCTCAGAAATGACCGAGGAGGAGCGCCATGCCATCAACTTTGACCATCCCGATGCCTTTGATTGGAAGCTGCTCATCAAGCAGGTGAACGAATTGCGCGAGGGTGAACCCATCGAGCAGCCCACCTATTCTTATTTAAAGTGCAACCGCCTGCCTGAAACCATCCATGTGGAGCCCAGGCCAGTGATTATCATCGAGGGCATCATGACGCTGCTCAACAAGCGACTGCGCGAGATGATGGATCTGAAGGTGTTCGTTGATTGCGATCCCGACGAGCGGCTCATCCGCAACATCCAGCGCGATACCATCGAACGGGGGCGGGATGTTAACATGGTGGTTCAGCGATACTTGGACGTGCTGAAGCCAATGCACGAGCAGTTCATCGAGCCCACCAAGCGTTTTGCTGACGTGATTATCCCGCAAGGAGGGGAGAATCTCAAGGGCATTGACATCCTCTGTAAATATGTCGAGCGCCTGGTGCTGATGAATTTAAGTTGA
- the trxB gene encoding thioredoxin-disulfide reductase: protein MMEQQKQYTRCLIVGSGPAGYTAAIYAARANLNPVLYCGLQTGGQLTQTTEVENFPGYPEGVDGNQMMMDLRQQAERYGTDIRDGEIVKADLTKAPYKLVTDSGDELQAETVIIATGASAKYLGLDDEEKYKGQGVSACATCDGFFYRGKVVAVVGGGDTACEEATYLAGLCSKVYMIVRKDYLRASDVMQQRVEENEKIEILYKHNATGLYGENGVEGVHLVKHLGEENEERYDLPIDGFFLAIGHTPNSSVFKDFLETNQAGYIKTIPGTPKTKIPGVYAAGDVADPVYRQAVVAAGTGCQAALEAERYLTEINK, encoded by the coding sequence ATGATGGAACAGCAAAAACAATATACCCGTTGCCTCATTGTTGGTAGCGGACCGGCAGGCTATACGGCTGCCATCTATGCGGCTCGCGCCAATCTCAACCCCGTTCTTTATTGCGGATTGCAGACGGGCGGCCAGCTCACTCAAACCACTGAGGTGGAGAATTTTCCCGGTTACCCCGAGGGTGTCGACGGCAATCAAATGATGATGGATTTGCGTCAGCAGGCCGAACGCTACGGAACCGATATCCGAGACGGTGAGATTGTCAAGGCTGACTTGACTAAAGCGCCTTACAAGCTGGTCACTGACAGTGGCGATGAGCTTCAGGCAGAGACCGTTATTATCGCCACAGGAGCATCTGCCAAGTATCTTGGCTTAGACGATGAGGAGAAATATAAGGGGCAAGGTGTGAGTGCCTGTGCCACTTGTGACGGATTTTTCTATCGCGGCAAGGTGGTGGCTGTCGTGGGTGGTGGCGACACAGCTTGCGAAGAAGCAACCTATTTGGCTGGCCTTTGCAGTAAGGTGTACATGATTGTGCGCAAAGATTATCTGCGTGCCTCTGATGTGATGCAACAACGTGTGGAAGAGAACGAGAAGATAGAGATACTCTATAAGCACAACGCCACTGGCCTCTATGGTGAGAATGGCGTTGAGGGCGTACACCTGGTTAAGCATCTGGGCGAGGAAAACGAGGAGCGTTACGACCTGCCTATCGATGGTTTCTTCTTAGCTATTGGGCACACTCCCAACTCGTCTGTGTTCAAAGACTTCCTTGAAACCAATCAAGCGGGCTACATCAAGACCATCCCTGGTACGCCCAAGACTAAGATTCCCGGTGTGTATGCGGCTGGCGACGTGGCTGATCCCGTATATCGTCAGGCTGTCGTAGCTGCGGGAACAGGTTGTCAGGCTGCCCTTGAGGCAGAGCGATACCTTACTGAAATCAATAAATAA
- a CDS encoding glutathione peroxidase, producing the protein MKTIYDFSVKDRKGNDVSLKEYANEVLLIVNTATKCGFTPQYEELEKLYEKYHAKGFEILDFPCNQFGQQAPGTDESIHEFCKLTYGTEFPRFKKIKVNGDDADPLYKFLKEQKGFAGWDMSHPIAPVLVDILSKEDPDYEQKPDIKWNFTKFLINKQGQVVARFEPTEKLEHVAQQIEELL; encoded by the coding sequence ATGAAAACAATTTATGATTTTTCAGTAAAAGACAGAAAAGGTAACGATGTATCTCTCAAGGAGTATGCCAACGAAGTGCTGTTGATTGTCAATACAGCGACAAAATGTGGTTTCACTCCTCAATACGAAGAGCTGGAGAAGCTCTACGAGAAATACCATGCAAAAGGTTTCGAAATCCTTGATTTCCCTTGCAACCAATTTGGACAGCAGGCACCAGGAACGGACGAGAGCATCCACGAGTTCTGCAAACTGACATACGGTACCGAATTCCCACGCTTCAAGAAAATCAAAGTAAACGGTGACGATGCCGACCCACTTTACAAGTTCCTCAAAGAGCAGAAAGGCTTTGCAGGCTGGGATATGAGTCACCCTATCGCTCCTGTTCTTGTTGACATCCTGTCAAAAGAAGATCCCGATTACGAGCAGAAGCCCGACATCAAATGGAATTTCACCAAGTTCCTTATCAACAAACAGGGACAGGTTGTCGCACGCTTCGAGCCCACAGAGAAGTTAGAGCATGTCGCTCAACAAATCGAGGAACTGTTATAA
- a CDS encoding endonuclease/exonuclease/phosphatase family protein: protein MKKQIMLSLLLVLGLLRLNAQTNYSVYGVGFYNQENLFDTCHDKGKNDYDFLPTGSYKWDKLKYTNKLRNMARALADMGTDVLPKVGCAMIGLSEVENARVLDALVAQPPLAARGYRYIHVEGPDRRGIDCALLYNPQLFTPQTVKLVPYVPQLPKDSAFHTRGYLTVTGTLGGEHVAVIVCHWPSRYSGSYYREVAAAQVKAVKDSLLHLDPAIKVMVMGDMNDDPVNKSMAEVLSAKAEIDDVGDGDMYNPWYNVLAKQGKGTLMYNGSWNLFDQIVLSPNLLNKKGVKDFSSLKYWKHQIQHRDYLIQTTGKYKGAPKRTTAGGVWLNGYSDHLPVVVYLVKQQQKVL, encoded by the coding sequence ATGAAAAAACAAATCATGCTTTCACTCCTCTTGGTCTTAGGACTTTTGAGGCTCAATGCACAAACAAATTATTCTGTTTATGGCGTAGGTTTTTACAATCAAGAGAACCTTTTTGACACCTGTCACGATAAAGGAAAGAATGATTATGACTTCCTGCCCACGGGTTCGTATAAGTGGGACAAACTCAAATATACCAACAAGTTGCGCAATATGGCACGTGCTTTGGCAGATATGGGTACAGATGTGTTGCCAAAGGTGGGTTGTGCCATGATAGGACTCAGCGAAGTAGAGAATGCACGCGTTCTTGATGCGTTGGTTGCCCAGCCACCTCTTGCCGCTCGAGGTTATCGATATATCCATGTGGAAGGGCCAGACAGGCGTGGCATTGATTGTGCTTTGTTGTACAATCCTCAACTTTTCACACCTCAAACGGTGAAATTGGTGCCGTATGTTCCGCAACTTCCCAAAGATAGTGCTTTCCATACCCGTGGCTACCTCACCGTGACAGGGACGTTAGGTGGCGAGCATGTTGCGGTCATTGTGTGTCACTGGCCGAGCCGTTACAGTGGGTCTTATTATAGAGAGGTGGCAGCTGCGCAGGTGAAAGCGGTAAAGGATTCGCTTTTACACCTTGACCCAGCCATCAAAGTGATGGTCATGGGCGACATGAACGACGACCCTGTGAACAAGAGTATGGCTGAGGTGCTTTCCGCCAAAGCTGAAATTGACGACGTGGGGGATGGCGATATGTACAATCCTTGGTACAACGTACTGGCTAAGCAAGGTAAAGGAACGCTGATGTACAATGGATCATGGAACCTTTTCGACCAGATTGTGCTGTCGCCGAACCTGCTTAATAAAAAAGGTGTAAAGGACTTCTCGTCGCTTAAATATTGGAAACATCAAATCCAACACCGCGACTATCTCATCCAAACCACTGGCAAATATAAGGGTGCACCCAAGCGTACGACGGCCGGAGGTGTGTGGCTCAATGGCTACAGTGACCACCTACCGGTAGTGGTGTACTTGGTGAAACAACAACAGAAGGTACTTTGA